In Dehalococcoidales bacterium, the following are encoded in one genomic region:
- a CDS encoding ATP-binding protein, translated as MKQRVGTRLIGGFLIGAAITLLVGGVALSALNRVNRTANDVISTDIQSFTSAHFFTSALSDICRYEKEFFLASELGNRAVQEEYAARLEDSWTARLQDTEGIRQTSVLCLQCHDNGGGAPLSVGNNIKEREERIIQLVSFGDNAYHELVVPVLAGQTYEQLQPRYLDYRESIAELEALSASLHADTLHMLEIREKELIQLQATLQNLVIGIVLAAAIFALFLGSVLTRSITGPVRRLSEITRKIIAGDLTQRVEVSSRDELGELATSFNRMAESLQDSRRQVEKKERELEDANEELRVSNEELRAIEEELRNTNEELLETNEELRKTQEQLVRSEKLAAIGQLAGGVGHELRNPLGAIKNAVYYVRGKVAGSDLGQREPRVTQFLDIVDDEVAASNKIISDLLGFPRVGKPAISPACIDRVIEDALSRISVNENIALVKNLDPDLPEVEIDTDQIRQVLVNILMNAVQAMPGGGKITVAALQRDGFLEVKIGDTGCGIPGEVIGKIFDPLFTTRAKGIGLGLAVSKAIVERHDGYIEVESEIGKGTVFTVKSPLRINEGE; from the coding sequence GTGAAACAGAGAGTTGGGACCAGGCTTATTGGTGGTTTTCTAATCGGGGCGGCTATTACCCTGTTGGTTGGGGGAGTCGCCCTGTCCGCCCTGAACCGGGTCAACAGGACGGCTAATGACGTAATCAGTACAGACATTCAGAGCTTTACCAGCGCCCATTTTTTCACGAGCGCTTTAAGCGACATCTGCCGTTATGAGAAGGAGTTTTTCCTCGCCAGTGAGCTTGGCAACCGGGCTGTACAGGAAGAATATGCCGCCAGGCTGGAGGATTCCTGGACAGCCCGGTTGCAAGATACCGAAGGTATACGGCAGACATCCGTTTTATGCCTGCAGTGTCACGATAACGGCGGTGGCGCGCCACTATCCGTGGGCAATAATATTAAGGAGCGTGAGGAGCGTATTATCCAACTGGTAAGCTTCGGCGACAACGCATACCATGAACTGGTAGTCCCGGTGCTGGCGGGCCAGACCTATGAACAACTGCAGCCCCGCTACCTCGATTACCGGGAGTCCATAGCGGAACTGGAAGCTCTTTCCGCCAGTCTACACGCAGATACGCTGCACATGCTGGAGATAAGGGAAAAGGAGTTGATTCAGCTTCAGGCAACTCTCCAGAACCTGGTGATTGGTATTGTGCTGGCGGCCGCTATTTTTGCCTTGTTTCTAGGCTCAGTGCTGACTCGCTCTATTACCGGGCCGGTGAGGCGTTTGTCTGAAATTACCCGGAAGATTATCGCCGGTGACCTGACTCAGCGGGTTGAAGTTAGCTCCAGGGATGAGCTGGGTGAACTGGCTACTTCCTTTAACCGGATGGCGGAGAGCCTGCAGGACTCCCGTCGCCAGGTCGAGAAGAAGGAACGGGAACTGGAGGACGCCAACGAGGAACTTAGAGTCAGCAACGAGGAACTCAGAGCGATTGAGGAAGAGTTACGCAATACTAATGAAGAACTGCTGGAGACGAACGAAGAGCTGAGAAAGACTCAGGAGCAGCTCGTCCGTTCCGAGAAACTGGCTGCTATAGGACAACTGGCGGGCGGAGTGGGGCACGAGCTAAGAAACCCGCTGGGGGCAATTAAGAACGCCGTTTACTACGTCAGAGGGAAAGTAGCCGGAAGCGACCTGGGACAGAGAGAGCCGCGAGTGACGCAATTTCTGGATATTGTAGATGATGAGGTAGCCGCTTCCAACAAAATCATCAGTGACCTTCTGGGGTTTCCCCGGGTTGGTAAACCGGCAATCTCGCCGGCCTGTATCGATAGGGTGATTGAGGATGCCTTGTCCCGTATCTCCGTTAACGAAAACATTGCACTGGTCAAAAATCTTGACCCTGACCTGCCTGAAGTTGAAATAGACACCGACCAGATTCGTCAGGTGCTGGTGAACATACTGATGAACGCGGTTCAGGCGATGCCCGGGGGTGGCAAGATAACCGTAGCCGCCTTGCAAAGAGACGGATTCCTTGAGGTGAAGATTGGCGATACCGGTTGCGGAATACCCGGGGAGGTTATCGGTAAAATCTTCGACCCTCTGTTTACCACCAGGGCCAAAGGCATCGGCCTGGGGCTGGCGGTATCAAAAGCAATCGTCGAGAGGCATGACGGGTATATCGAGGTTGAGAGCGAGATAGGAAAGGGGACTGTTTTTACGGTAAAGTCACCTTTGCGAATTAATGAGGGCGAGTAA
- a CDS encoding XRE family transcriptional regulator — translation INESELFLLAGYLSPPMSGIEEEKPRYSGGQLDPYVTRMLSQEPVEVQRTVIGILSILKSIALTMK, via the coding sequence ATTAATGAAAGCGAGCTGTTCCTGCTGGCCGGTTATCTGTCCCCGCCAATGTCCGGTATAGAAGAAGAGAAACCAAGATATAGCGGGGGGCAGCTTGACCCTTATGTCACCCGAATGTTGAGCCAGGAGCCGGTCGAAGTACAACGTACAGTAATCGGAATCCTGAGCATCTTGAAAAGTATTGCCCTGACCATGAAATAA